The Chryseobacterium wanjuense genome includes a window with the following:
- a CDS encoding serine hydrolase — MEHYKTKLSTLILLFCLIHIQFVWAQKPDINKINQQLKILEKENYLSGVVLIAKNGQSIYKEAFGFANLADSIRNKTDTKFNLASMNKMFTAMVIMQLAEAGKISLQDKVGKYLTDYPNKPVADSVTIHQLLTHTSGMGNFWAEHDKLAKEKFKTVEDYLPLFVNQKLAFAPGSDFLYSNSGYMVLGLIIEKITGKSYFDFVKENIYKPTKMMDTDAYELDEAIPNLATGYTMSLEKPGQWKNNIFSNVVKGTPAGGGYATADDLLKFANALQNNILLNKKNTELYTSGKVKYREGMYSYGIIENKINGHRIIGHTGGHFGIANELMIFPDLGYTVVILTNGEVENYWEISNLVKREIGGSTPAIESFFYTKDVIKEVCNKGYEAAMMKIKNSSKKYPLKENLIERYGYKLLFEKKYNQAIDLFKLNINNFPDSSYGYYNMSEAYRISNQKEKAIEFLKIYIEKEPDDKDALSKYEMLKIKTSIDKIN, encoded by the coding sequence ATGGAACACTATAAAACCAAATTATCAACTCTTATTCTTTTATTTTGCCTGATACATATTCAATTTGTATGGGCACAAAAACCTGACATTAATAAAATTAACCAACAGTTAAAAATACTCGAAAAAGAGAATTATCTGAGCGGGGTTGTTCTTATTGCGAAAAACGGGCAGTCAATCTATAAAGAAGCTTTCGGGTTTGCCAATCTGGCGGACAGTATTCGTAATAAAACAGATACAAAATTCAACTTGGCTTCAATGAATAAAATGTTCACGGCTATGGTTATAATGCAGTTGGCTGAAGCTGGAAAAATTTCACTTCAGGATAAAGTAGGGAAATATCTCACCGATTATCCCAATAAACCGGTTGCTGATTCGGTAACGATACATCAGTTGTTAACCCACACTTCCGGAATGGGAAATTTCTGGGCAGAACACGACAAATTAGCGAAAGAAAAATTCAAGACTGTAGAAGATTATCTTCCGTTATTTGTAAATCAGAAACTCGCTTTTGCTCCCGGTTCGGATTTCCTGTACAGCAATTCCGGGTATATGGTTTTAGGGTTGATTATTGAAAAAATAACAGGTAAAAGCTACTTTGATTTTGTAAAAGAAAATATCTATAAACCTACCAAAATGATGGACACAGACGCTTACGAGCTGGATGAAGCAATCCCGAATTTGGCTACTGGATATACAATGTCACTGGAAAAACCGGGCCAATGGAAGAACAATATTTTCTCGAATGTGGTAAAAGGAACTCCTGCCGGTGGTGGCTACGCTACGGCTGATGATTTATTGAAATTTGCCAATGCTTTGCAGAATAATATTTTATTAAACAAAAAAAACACAGAACTTTATACTTCCGGCAAAGTGAAGTACAGAGAAGGAATGTACAGCTATGGAATTATAGAAAACAAAATAAACGGACATCGTATCATTGGGCATACCGGCGGACATTTCGGGATTGCGAACGAATTGATGATTTTTCCGGATTTAGGGTATACTGTAGTAATTCTTACCAATGGAGAAGTTGAAAATTACTGGGAAATAAGTAACCTCGTCAAAAGAGAAATAGGAGGTTCCACACCAGCTATTGAAAGCTTTTTTTACACCAAAGATGTCATTAAAGAAGTCTGTAACAAAGGATATGAGGCTGCCATGATGAAAATTAAAAACAGCTCAAAAAAATACCCGCTTAAAGAAAATCTTATTGAGAGATATGGGTATAAATTATTATTTGAGAAAAAATATAATCAGGCGATAGATTTATTTAAGTTAAACATCAACAATTTTCCAGACTCTTCTTACGGCTATTACAATATGAGTGAGGCATACAGAATTTCAAACCAAAAAGAAAAAGCTATTGAGTTTTTAAAAATTTATATTGAAAAAGAACCTGATGACAAGGACGCTTTATCAAAATATGAAATGCTGAAAATTAAAACTAGTATTGACAAAATTAATTAA
- a CDS encoding helix-turn-helix domain-containing protein, with translation MIRLSSGTYLGENTSRYEGNGIQLVDTVYHQVVSNDWHSHEHTHLTLVLDGGNREQRRGADYQLGAGQVIFYHSDEVHRNDHTLFPSRNINLEIGPEFFAKYELTEVQFAEAIKFHNINASFILRVFKEAELNEDALTDHVAELLISPLNKKYKVPPKWVRELHQLLNDNWQEIPSLHALAALVSVHPTTISKHFTQYFGCTLSQYLRKLKIERAIPMLRDKFSISEISYFCGFADQSHFIRTFKTETGLLPKAFRKL, from the coding sequence ATGATCAGACTAAGCAGTGGAACTTACCTTGGGGAAAACACCAGCCGATATGAAGGCAATGGTATCCAACTCGTTGATACAGTCTACCATCAGGTTGTTTCAAACGATTGGCATTCTCATGAGCACACTCACCTTACTTTAGTGCTCGATGGAGGAAACCGGGAGCAGCGGCGCGGTGCCGACTACCAGCTGGGTGCAGGTCAGGTTATCTTTTATCATAGTGATGAGGTACACAGAAACGACCATACATTGTTTCCTTCACGGAATATTAACTTGGAGATCGGACCAGAGTTCTTTGCAAAATATGAACTCACTGAAGTCCAATTTGCTGAAGCTATTAAATTTCATAATATCAATGCATCATTTATTTTACGCGTTTTTAAAGAAGCAGAGCTTAATGAGGACGCTCTGACCGACCACGTTGCTGAATTGCTTATTTCTCCTCTAAACAAAAAATATAAAGTACCTCCAAAATGGGTAAGAGAGCTGCATCAGCTATTGAATGACAACTGGCAAGAAATTCCCAGCCTCCATGCGCTTGCAGCCCTTGTGAGTGTACATCCTACCACAATCTCTAAGCATTTTACTCAATACTTTGGATGCACACTAAGCCAATACCTTAGAAAGCTTAAAATTGAACGGGCGATCCCGATGTTGCGGGATAAGTTTTCGATTTCTGAGATAAGTTATTTTTGCGGGTTTGCAGATCAAAGCCATTTTATTAGAACCTTCAAAACAGAGACCGGTTTATTGCCAAAAGCCTTTCGTAAATTGTAA
- a CDS encoding cytochrome P460 family protein codes for MQKSIKNIVRQITLISVVKLIKQDGSIAIGEFLQVELRVKDAEKYKKIKEWGWGRWKGNDLKPYGETHDFDNECIECHKPMANRAGRRVIIILNSYDIFRSNASCL; via the coding sequence ATGCAAAAAAGCATTAAAAATATTGTGAGACAAATAACATTAATATCTGTCGTAAAGTTGATAAAGCAGGATGGTAGTATTGCAATAGGTGAATTTCTTCAGGTCGAATTGAGGGTAAAGGATGCAGAAAAGTATAAAAAGATTAAAGAATGGGGATGGGGAAGATGGAAGGGAAATGATCTTAAGCCCTATGGAGAAACACATGACTTTGATAATGAATGTATTGAATGCCACAAGCCGATGGCGAATCGGGCGGGTAGGAGGGTTATCATAATACTCAACTCTTATGACATTTTCCGGTCGAATGCCTCTTGCCTGTGA
- a CDS encoding outer membrane beta-barrel protein — translation MNYSYNNKISLNLGLGYSFFNKIDLKVSTYDPATNITRTTFENSSKASRLGLDYNLNYPVTKKLTLSVNGNSAFFFIKGKLDGIEVENNLFTYYIYFSANYQFVNNWNINSSIDINSKMPAGLQSTTNVFTGSSFSFSKRILDNQLSFSAYINNPFNKFRNGVTEINGIDFYQSNYVRDYYKSFGFNVTYKFGKLKDEIKSTRRKMQNNDLGN, via the coding sequence TTGAATTATTCTTATAATAATAAGATCAGCCTTAACCTTGGATTAGGTTATTCCTTTTTTAATAAGATCGATCTGAAAGTTTCAACTTATGATCCTGCGACAAATATTACGAGAACAACCTTTGAAAACTCTAGCAAAGCAAGCCGATTGGGTTTGGACTATAACCTGAATTATCCTGTCACTAAAAAACTGACTTTGAGTGTCAATGGAAATTCTGCTTTTTTCTTTATTAAAGGTAAGCTGGATGGCATTGAAGTTGAAAACAATCTTTTTACGTATTATATTTATTTTTCAGCCAATTACCAGTTTGTAAATAATTGGAATATCAATTCAAGCATCGATATCAATAGTAAAATGCCGGCCGGTCTTCAAAGTACGACCAATGTTTTTACAGGCTCTTCTTTCAGTTTCAGCAAACGTATTTTGGACAATCAGCTTTCATTTTCAGCCTATATCAATAATCCTTTTAATAAATTCAGGAATGGAGTTACTGAAATAAATGGAATTGATTTCTACCAAAGTAATTATGTGAGAGATTATTATAAGTCATTTGGTTTCAATGTCACTTATAAATTTGGAAAGCTTAAAGACGAAATAAAAAGCACAAGAAGAAAAATGCAGAATAATGATCTGGGAAATTAG
- a CDS encoding alpha/beta hydrolase → MKAFFKWIKRIGLGLVTLVILLLIAGFIFERISRNDAEKIKPDGNFVEVDNHRLHYYKKGNGGPTVVFETAFDPAGHLQWYHIQQKLPISYTSFSYDRSGILWSERGQNPKSGEKMAEELHLLLEKSNVPKPYILVGHSFGGTPVRFFVNQYPQDVAGVILVDSQCPDDKKYLSPELFKMVNQGLPGGFLKFANAFGLARLMFKGMFPAEKQYKYQNSIMPALLYKSADAVLEEQDHMSSVKKEAEKIESFGNIPLLVLTAADPKRYDSSIQDKKLKLEMISAWDKMQKDFLLLSTDSKQILVPNSGHYINQDNPKVVENAINEMVSKILHQK, encoded by the coding sequence ATGAAGGCTTTTTTTAAATGGATTAAACGGATAGGATTAGGCTTAGTTACATTGGTTATATTATTGCTTATTGCAGGATTTATCTTTGAAAGGATATCCCGGAATGATGCTGAAAAAATCAAACCCGACGGCAATTTTGTGGAAGTTGACAATCACCGGTTGCATTATTACAAAAAAGGAAATGGAGGGCCGACTGTTGTTTTTGAAACGGCATTCGATCCTGCCGGACATCTGCAATGGTACCATATTCAACAAAAGTTACCTATTTCTTACACCAGTTTTTCATATGACAGGTCAGGAATATTATGGAGCGAACGTGGCCAGAATCCAAAATCAGGTGAAAAGATGGCTGAAGAACTGCATCTCCTGCTCGAAAAATCCAACGTACCCAAGCCTTATATTCTGGTTGGACATTCGTTTGGAGGAACACCTGTCCGGTTTTTCGTCAATCAGTATCCTCAAGATGTTGCAGGCGTAATATTGGTGGATAGTCAATGTCCTGATGATAAAAAATATCTATCACCGGAACTGTTCAAAATGGTCAATCAGGGATTGCCAGGTGGTTTTTTGAAATTTGCCAATGCTTTTGGGTTGGCAAGATTAATGTTTAAAGGTATGTTTCCTGCTGAAAAACAATATAAATATCAAAATTCCATCATGCCCGCTTTGCTTTATAAAAGTGCAGATGCGGTGTTGGAAGAACAGGATCACATGAGTTCTGTCAAAAAAGAAGCTGAAAAAATAGAGTCTTTCGGTAATATCCCTCTTTTGGTACTGACCGCTGCAGATCCAAAGCGTTATGATTCTTCTATTCAAGACAAAAAATTAAAACTTGAAATGATCAGTGCGTGGGATAAAATGCAAAAAGATTTTTTACTTCTTTCAACAGACAGCAAACAAATTTTAGTTCCCAATAGTGGTCATTATATCAATCAGGATAACCCAAAAGTAGTTGAAAACGCAATCAATGAAATGGTGAGTAAAATATTACATCAAAAATAA
- a CDS encoding helix-turn-helix domain-containing protein: MEVQFFKPKNEILKKYIEGYYFISEKDSLKSNKYWTFPSNNSVVTVCKNATVISENNKISVLPSDSKKIDSNFYYNISFPVEIFYEKPVNEITMYFKPLGILHFSDDISFEIGKDNVPDFQPHPDYLNEMERILSIENKENQSSALENYWLSKFRNKDFEIIEDVLNEIKNGTKIGDIADKLNISRQYFHKMFYKNIGKSPSDYRKIHRFKGIIEKYKSNEKFIELSNNGSFFDQPHFNKDFKDLTRINPTLFFKSVDTKLSNLWLFQ, translated from the coding sequence ATGGAAGTTCAATTTTTCAAACCCAAAAACGAAATTCTGAAAAAATATATTGAAGGGTATTATTTTATATCAGAAAAAGACTCCCTTAAGTCAAATAAATACTGGACTTTCCCCAGCAATAACTCTGTTGTAACCGTCTGTAAAAACGCCACAGTCATCTCAGAGAACAACAAAATCTCTGTGCTTCCATCTGACAGCAAAAAGATTGATTCAAATTTTTACTACAATATTTCTTTTCCCGTTGAGATTTTTTATGAAAAACCAGTGAACGAGATCACTATGTATTTCAAGCCGTTGGGTATTTTACATTTTTCTGATGATATTTCGTTTGAAATCGGTAAAGACAATGTCCCGGATTTCCAGCCACATCCCGATTATTTGAATGAAATGGAAAGGATTCTGAGCATTGAAAATAAAGAAAACCAAAGTTCAGCATTGGAAAATTATTGGTTATCAAAATTCCGGAACAAAGATTTTGAAATTATAGAAGATGTTTTAAATGAAATTAAAAACGGCACTAAAATCGGTGATATTGCAGATAAATTGAATATATCGCGGCAGTATTTTCATAAAATGTTTTATAAAAATATCGGAAAATCTCCTTCCGATTACAGGAAAATCCATCGTTTTAAAGGTATTATCGAAAAGTATAAGTCTAATGAAAAGTTTATTGAACTTTCAAATAACGGATCGTTTTTTGACCAGCCGCATTTTAATAAAGATTTTAAAGATTTAACGAGAATCAATCCCACTTTATTCTTTAAAAGCGTCGATACAAAACTAAGTAATCTCTGGCTTTTTCAATAA
- a CDS encoding glycoside hydrolase family 43 protein, which translates to MKIFKNILTFSLFIFALNNGFAQVEKSKISLQKEFRYTNPITRDSAISMRDHFIIKVDDMWYCVGTSNPVWTGSNPGVRMLVSKDLINWKQHSFIIDAKKLPKDTPYNGRFWAPEIHFIQGKYWLTVNSGKVTKEDPKGMATHSIWLFSADKVTGPYKLVNGPLTPQYNNDSTLFEDEDGQVYLYCSGNGLFQAKIDLKTGKLTTPIQKFLDKKQPGWPEWMVGGIEGPFVIKKEGTYFMFFSTWTRGYEVGLLKSKSPLGPWELASPEPIFGTRKKGYRIEMAKENGYENLFFTDTEDPYQETGHNALFIGPDGNLWNSCHYFMYEKRPYPYSQTFQPWELGPQMGIEPVHYKDGMFYIDGPTWTEQIIKYRESKK; encoded by the coding sequence ATGAAGATTTTTAAAAATATTCTAACGTTTTCATTATTCATTTTTGCTTTGAATAATGGTTTTGCTCAAGTTGAAAAAAGCAAAATTTCATTACAGAAAGAATTTCGATATACCAATCCTATCACCAGAGATTCTGCCATTTCAATGCGGGATCATTTTATTATTAAAGTAGATGATATGTGGTATTGTGTGGGAACTTCAAATCCTGTCTGGACTGGCTCTAATCCGGGTGTCCGAATGTTGGTTTCAAAAGATTTGATCAACTGGAAACAGCATTCTTTTATCATTGACGCCAAAAAGCTGCCGAAAGACACCCCTTACAACGGAAGATTCTGGGCTCCTGAAATTCATTTTATTCAAGGAAAATACTGGCTTACTGTAAATAGCGGGAAGGTTACCAAAGAAGATCCGAAAGGAATGGCGACGCACAGCATCTGGTTATTTTCGGCAGATAAAGTGACGGGGCCGTATAAATTGGTCAATGGTCCTTTGACACCACAATATAATAATGATTCCACTTTATTTGAAGACGAAGATGGTCAGGTTTATTTATACTGCAGCGGGAATGGACTTTTTCAGGCTAAAATTGATTTAAAAACAGGAAAGTTAACAACGCCTATTCAAAAGTTTTTGGATAAAAAACAGCCTGGCTGGCCGGAATGGATGGTTGGCGGAATCGAAGGACCTTTCGTTATTAAAAAAGAAGGAACGTATTTTATGTTTTTCTCCACCTGGACAAGAGGTTATGAAGTAGGATTATTAAAATCAAAATCACCTCTCGGGCCTTGGGAACTGGCATCACCTGAACCAATTTTCGGAACAAGGAAAAAAGGCTATAGAATTGAGATGGCAAAAGAAAATGGCTACGAAAATCTGTTTTTTACCGATACAGAGGATCCGTATCAGGAAACAGGTCATAATGCTTTGTTCATCGGTCCTGACGGAAATCTATGGAATTCCTGTCATTATTTTATGTACGAAAAAAGACCATACCCGTACAGCCAGACTTTTCAGCCTTGGGAGCTTGGTCCGCAAATGGGAATCGAACCCGTACATTACAAAGACGGAATGTTTTACATCGATGGGCCAACCTGGACAGAACAAATCATTAAATATCGGGAGTCCAAAAAGTAG
- a CDS encoding serine hydrolase domain-containing protein — MIKHENVEPLYLEINKMAQELTAAHNVPGVAVALIKNGDISLIQSIGYADVASKKRVTPHIIFNVGSVSKVVSAWGFMQLIEKGELSLDSPVCFLGNIQCLCSF, encoded by the coding sequence ATGATAAAACATGAAAATGTAGAGCCTCTATATCTTGAAATCAACAAAATGGCTCAGGAACTTACTGCAGCTCACAATGTTCCCGGTGTAGCAGTAGCTCTGATTAAAAATGGTGATATTTCATTGATACAATCGATAGGATATGCTGATGTAGCAAGTAAGAAACGAGTGACACCACACATCATTTTCAATGTAGGCTCTGTTTCCAAGGTTGTTTCCGCATGGGGTTTTATGCAGCTTATAGAAAAAGGAGAATTGTCATTAGATAGCCCTGTATGCTTTTTGGGTAATATTCAATGTCTTTGTTCTTTCTAG
- a CDS encoding family 16 glycoside hydrolase, which produces MKKLRTILFLFLLVSQSAYSQKIILDKSNLVPHKVSMQMVNLKGKKVVRVVKDSAVKEADEPTFVKIKNTKFKNGSIEVEVLSRLLPTAAPSDRGFIGLAFRIDDMNSKFESIYIRPANGRAEDQVRRNHSIQYFSYPNFKYDRLRREDPEKYESYADMGLDEWITIKIEVKGSQAKLFLNKNKYPCLIVNDLKQGSDATGGVGLFVDVGTDGYFRNLKINPSK; this is translated from the coding sequence ATGAAAAAATTAAGAACAATCTTATTTCTTTTCCTATTAGTCTCACAAAGTGCATACAGCCAAAAAATAATTTTGGACAAAAGCAATCTTGTACCTCATAAAGTTTCTATGCAAATGGTAAACCTGAAAGGTAAAAAAGTTGTTAGGGTCGTAAAAGACAGTGCGGTGAAAGAAGCGGACGAACCTACATTTGTTAAAATAAAGAATACAAAATTCAAAAATGGCAGTATCGAAGTAGAAGTTCTAAGCCGGCTGCTCCCTACGGCTGCTCCCAGCGACCGTGGGTTTATTGGATTGGCATTCAGGATTGACGACATGAATTCCAAATTTGAATCCATATATATACGCCCAGCGAATGGTAGAGCCGAAGATCAGGTGAGGCGCAATCATTCGATTCAATACTTTTCTTACCCAAATTTTAAATACGACCGCCTTAGAAGAGAGGATCCAGAGAAATATGAGTCGTATGCTGATATGGGCCTGGATGAATGGATCACCATAAAAATTGAAGTGAAAGGCAGCCAGGCTAAGCTTTTTTTAAATAAGAACAAATACCCTTGCCTTATCGTGAATGACCTTAAACAAGGCTCGGATGCGACGGGCGGCGTAGGCTTATTTGTCGATGTAGGAACAGATGGCTATTTTCGAAATCTGAAAATTAACCCTTCAAAATGA
- a CDS encoding serine hydrolase domain-containing protein: MNGNVLIAEGEQVVYQKSFGFADFEERKVNNMRTAFQLASLSKPFTAIAILQLADQRKLNLDDKLKKYIPTFPYPGITISQLLSHSSGVSDQDLGQALATFEKANGHPHTNTELLQFLAGHPVSFKLAPGQKWWYSNLGYELLACLVEKVSGKSFDRYLARYIFKPAGMKNTYLLSSPKAQQMYQAKNYDYPKIYATDRIRIDQTAADYKERAYGHSNIVSTCEDLMKLANHYFNGSLVKLETVSKAIKGTRLENGQPNSVWMNIGGLGNTVDGLGWFIFTDSENRGQLFHAGGMAGAVTILLYDMEKKQTVIILDNTGSEGIYKNAQNGIRILNHQQMTPAKRNLAKLYGRWLVSKGEKIAAEMLTSNKQDTTNFTLSENDMNNLGYAFLGDKLYNNAIAAFKLNCTMFPISDNAWNSYGEALEQIGQTKEAEEMYVKSLHLNPVNIDSQKALERIHAASGIKK; encoded by the coding sequence CTGAACGGTAACGTGCTGATAGCCGAAGGAGAACAGGTAGTTTATCAGAAGTCTTTTGGCTTTGCCGATTTTGAAGAAAGAAAAGTTAATAACATGCGGACAGCATTTCAGCTTGCTTCACTTTCAAAGCCTTTCACAGCCATCGCCATCTTGCAATTGGCTGATCAGCGAAAGCTAAATTTGGATGATAAATTGAAAAAGTATATTCCAACTTTTCCTTACCCCGGGATCACCATCAGTCAGCTCCTTTCACACAGTTCAGGAGTTTCAGATCAGGATTTGGGGCAAGCACTGGCGACATTTGAGAAAGCAAACGGACACCCACATACCAATACAGAGTTGTTGCAATTTCTTGCCGGACATCCAGTGAGTTTTAAGCTTGCACCGGGTCAGAAGTGGTGGTATAGCAATTTGGGATATGAATTACTGGCCTGCCTAGTCGAAAAGGTATCCGGGAAATCATTTGACCGGTATCTAGCACGATACATCTTTAAACCCGCGGGTATGAAAAACACTTATCTGCTTTCTTCTCCGAAGGCGCAGCAAATGTATCAGGCGAAAAACTATGATTACCCAAAAATTTATGCGACCGACCGAATCCGTATTGATCAAACTGCAGCGGATTATAAGGAACGGGCTTATGGACACAGCAATATTGTGAGTACTTGTGAAGATCTAATGAAGCTGGCAAATCATTATTTCAATGGATCGTTAGTAAAACTCGAAACAGTGAGCAAGGCAATAAAAGGCACACGACTTGAAAACGGGCAACCCAACTCAGTTTGGATGAATATTGGCGGACTGGGAAATACAGTAGACGGGCTCGGATGGTTTATTTTTACGGATTCGGAAAATAGAGGTCAGTTATTTCATGCCGGCGGTATGGCCGGGGCGGTGACAATATTGCTATATGACATGGAGAAAAAACAAACGGTGATCATTTTGGATAATACAGGGAGTGAGGGCATTTACAAAAATGCCCAAAACGGCATACGAATACTAAACCACCAGCAAATGACACCTGCTAAACGAAATCTGGCTAAGCTGTATGGCCGCTGGCTGGTTAGCAAGGGGGAAAAAATAGCTGCGGAAATGTTGACATCAAATAAACAGGATACCACTAATTTCACACTTTCTGAAAATGACATGAACAATCTCGGATATGCTTTTTTAGGAGACAAGCTTTATAATAACGCGATTGCAGCTTTTAAATTAAACTGCACAATGTTCCCAATCAGCGATAATGCATGGAACAGTTACGGCGAAGCACTAGAACAGATCGGACAAACTAAGGAAGCGGAGGAAATGTACGTCAAGTCCTTGCATCTAAACCCGGTAAACATCGATTCGCAAAAAGCATTGGAACGAATCCATGCTGCAAGCGGGATTAAGAAATAA
- a CDS encoding helix-turn-helix domain-containing protein — protein sequence MVTAAQIKTYHFLPHKYGAELLLDLGRIETLKNYVLDRTVHQLSFYEIVFIEEGSGTLSLNGTIMSITPGTIIFISPGQVRRWEIEEKIKGYTLFFEKDFLHLFFSDELFLYRFQYFHQYSHPADIKIDQASFGKCLELLREIEREFRQIQNDSNHLIRSVLYQLLIILNRYYARIYNVQRDTYIHADFYRFRSLLEKKFLEDQTVEDYTKMLNVSSGFLNKICRQFSGLSAQQMIHHKLISEIKKALHQNKSAKEICYEFGFSDPSNFNRFFKKFTYTTPLQYRKNI from the coding sequence ATGGTAACAGCCGCTCAAATTAAAACGTATCATTTTCTGCCACATAAATACGGGGCGGAATTATTGTTGGATCTTGGACGTATTGAAACATTGAAGAATTATGTACTGGACCGCACTGTACATCAGCTCAGTTTTTACGAAATTGTTTTCATCGAAGAAGGATCGGGAACACTTTCACTGAATGGAACGATAATGTCTATAACTCCCGGAACCATCATTTTTATCAGTCCCGGGCAGGTTCGCCGCTGGGAAATTGAAGAAAAGATAAAAGGCTATACGCTGTTCTTTGAAAAAGATTTTCTTCACCTCTTCTTTTCAGATGAGCTGTTTCTGTACCGGTTTCAATACTTTCATCAGTATTCTCATCCCGCTGATATAAAGATCGATCAAGCGTCATTTGGAAAATGCCTTGAGCTTTTACGGGAAATAGAACGGGAGTTCAGACAAATTCAGAATGACAGCAATCATTTGATCCGGTCAGTACTTTATCAGTTACTTATCATTCTCAACCGCTATTATGCTCGGATATATAACGTTCAGCGGGACACTTACATCCATGCAGACTTCTACAGATTCCGCTCTTTACTGGAAAAGAAATTTTTAGAAGATCAAACCGTTGAAGACTATACTAAAATGCTTAATGTAAGTTCTGGGTTCCTTAATAAAATCTGTAGGCAATTCAGCGGATTATCAGCACAGCAAATGATTCATCACAAACTCATTTCAGAAATAAAGAAAGCGTTGCACCAGAATAAATCTGCAAAAGAGATCTGCTATGAATTTGGATTTTCAGATCCTTCCAACTTTAACCGTTTTTTCAAAAAATTTACCTATACCACACCTTTGCAATACCGAAAGAATATATGA